DNA from Brachionichthys hirsutus isolate HB-005 chromosome 3, CSIRO-AGI_Bhir_v1, whole genome shotgun sequence:
TCTGTCGTGTTGCTGCTGCCGTGCTTGACGCCTACAGACGTTGCAGGCAACTAGAGCAGACATGATTCTGGGAGCTGCTGAGACTCATTCTGAGACACGTAGGAAGCCTCGAACTGAAGACAGGCCAGACTGAAGCACCAATAATGAAGTAACACCATAAGAgtctgggtttttctttttaactggGAAGTCCAGACTTACTAAATATACCTAACTGGGTCTAACTGGGCATAACTGGGTCTaactaaaaaaaatcagtgcaTGCTTGGAATACTGTGAATCTTGTCTGCTTAGCCCACCAATAGCACTCCCTTTGCATCATGGGAAACAGAGGCAGGAAGCAACAGCATTCCCCTCAGACCTTGCAAATTTGGTTTCTCCTTTGTTTCCATCTTTCTTCTCTCTGGATgagcatcataaaaaaaaaaaaaacggaatcCACTTCTAAATGGACTCGGTGGGTTTTGGGACGCCTCGATCAGGTGCAGCTGGCGTAGATGTCCCGGATCTCGGCAGTGGCAGTGGGGCCTTCTTCCCAAACCTTACAGTGTTGCCACCATGACCTTAAGGTTTATCGCCATAAGCTCTTCAGACCAAGCCAATGTCGTTTATTTCTCAGAGGACAGCGTCAACTTGTCATTTTCAATTATCCAGCACAGAAATAAAGTTTGCACAAATCTCCCCCCACAGCTCCACGCCACCCAATCTGGCAGGACTCAAACAGCTGCGACTCCTGCGTCCTCGTCCTGCGCGACGACTCCATCCACTGCACCGCGAAAGGCCTCTACTTCCTCTACGCCCAGGTCACCTTCAACAAGTACCCGAAGACGAGGCGCGACATGTCTGTGATAATAATACAAAATGCTCAGTTTGGAAAAAGTGAGCGGACTTTGGTTGAGGGCAGCTACCCCAAAACGATGGGGGGGTCTGTTTGGGTGGCCAATGTTGTGAACCTCTCACAAGGAGACAGCATCAGCATAAATATCACAGGCGACTTTCTATCAGACAACACCTACTGGGGCGCCTTTCAGCTTCAGTAATGCTCCAGGGTTCGTTAGTTAAAAACGAACTATATTTAACTTCCAAAGAGTAACTGGAACTCCACTGATGTTCCACTTTTACTAATCTTCTTGACCAAAACAGAACATTAAATTACTAAAAGCACCTTCACGCAGGGTAGGGAAGGATTTAACGACAGAATTCACTCAACTTTGGACAAAGATATCTCCGTGAAATGATGAAAATCATTTAAGTTTGCCAGCTCCTCCCGATTGATGACATCGTCTagtttttattatattaaaacAGCTTGAAATAGCAgcgttttaatgttaaatatgaCCATGTGAGGCATGGATATATTTGTTTTCACTGCTACGTCCTTCTGTCATTCATGAAATGGAATATTATATTGAGGTGGCTTGATTTCCAGGAAGGGAgtgaaatgaaagagaaataataaaaaaataataattattataattataaaataaataaataaacattgattCGTtagtggcttttttttatttgtactgcaaACAACCTGCTGACCACAAGGTGGCGCCACTATCCTCCCAATAAAATGTGACAAGCTTCTGCGGCTCAAACTCACCTTTATTTTCTCAACACGTGATTCAAATCTCAAAATGTCAACTCAAACATCCCACCGGTATCAGGCAAATCTCACAGGTGCTGTTAAAACCCCTGCCAGGATCAATCTCACCTGGGCGCGCCTCATgtcgtccatccgtccatccgtccatccatccatccatccatccatccatcttcaactgcttatccgggtccgggtccatCACTAACACATTTAATGACGTGTTTAGAATGTTGCCACGCTAATGATTGCCAAATAGGCAAGTAGTCAAAGTTCACCTAGGGCTAATGTGGAAGGCTTTAGCTTTGCAAATATTTGAGGAACATTTGGACCCACTGAGCTCCCGTAGGGTGAAAAGTCAAGGTGGAAGGTGGAAACCAATTTAAATGATAAGGCATTTTACTGCAAGCAGCCAGTCCGTGGGATCATCCTCTGGGAACAATGACTGCAGTTACATCCCTCTACAGCGTGTTTTTGTTGTGGCCGCCAGACTTTCCCCTCAGTGCGTCATggagatgtcttttttttttttttttacacagattaACGAGCGTTGTAATAATCCTAAAGAGGAGTTACACATTCCTGCCACCAGGTGGCGCAACAAAACAAACGCGAGCACACAGGAAGGTATTATTATAGGAATAATTAAACACTGAGTTTCAGCTCTGCAAATCATCACAATGATTCATGACTCGTAGTGACTCCTACTAAAACCTACTTTATATACAGGATATATTGTTTTATACTTCACACTTCCTACTTCATGTAaaccgtcatcatcatcaccatcatcatcttcatcatctgcaaCAACACATTGTACATTTGTATTACATCAAAATGGGGACATTTGCGTCAGTTCCTCTGCGTTGTGTGTCTCACATGTCAACCACATGATTTTTCTACTTCCTGCATTACCAACCAAAGCTTTTTGATTTTTGCTCTGgatctatttgtttgtttatttaattattgttgtcattatttgattttctgttttgttgaaTTTTAGATATTTTCCATTGTAAGACAGTGTTTCAGTGTCAGAGCCCAGGAGCAGCTGACAGCTGGCGTTCTGGGAAtacattttggtttttttgaGAATCACTTTGGCGATCAATCGAGGGAGAGCTATGGATTGAATTTTGTTCACTTTGGCCTTTGAAAAAGCAAATATCAACAAACTCTGTCACTGCTCCGCTACGACAAAGGTCAAACTGCGCCGTTCCGAAGTTCAGTAAGGCCGAGAATTACATGggagaaataataataatgaaatagaGGAATTGATGACATCAACATTAGAGAAGTGAACCTTGGACTGAAATGCAAAATTAAAATCTCCAGCAACTGGGAAAATCTGAAAACAATCCTTCCTTCCAGTCTCTGCCTCCAAGTTCTGCTAAAACATTCCATCTATACACGCACCTTGTACAAAGTGGGAAGTCGATCAAAGCTGCTAATTTCCCTTTTTAGGATTATTAATCtaatccattcatccatcttcttcttgGTGTGAGGCgatagcgctaaccactacgccaccgtgccgcctcTAAGACAATCTAATTAAAAGGCCAAGAGTAGATGAGAAACCGAGACACAGACTGCAAGCTCTGCAACTCCTGCAAAGGTAAAGGAAGCCGGCGCTGCTGCGGCTGGATTGATTTCGTGTTTGCATGCTTCTCTTTTTCACAATGACTGTAAATAAAGACTGAACTTTAAAATGCAAGCCGGGTAACCGTTATAGAATTTCTAGATGATCTACACTCATGTTTCCGTTCCTTTAACCACTGCTCTTATTTCTAGTGTGAATGTTGATTTTGCTTTCAGCtcggttttttttattattttttttaacagccaGGGAGAGTTCATTCATTCTCTGTGAATGATTATACTATGTAGGGTAGGGGtggcagggggaggagcctatcccagccccCCCGAGCAAGTTGCTCACATAgatcacactcacattcatgccTAAGGCCAATTTAGAGTCACCGTTTCAGCCATGTcacatgtttctggtggtgggaagCTGGaaggaacccacgcagacaaagggagaacatgcaaactcccacTCACCCCCTCCCCCGCCAATACCCAGTCACGAACGATCGTTCATATTGGTACGCGTGGGAGTAGATTCCCACGCGTACCAAAGTAGATTCATTTCTGTGAGGTATCCTGATCATTTCCTTTATGTAGGTGTGAGCTGAGATGGTGTGAATAGattatgggtgtgtgtgcgttttttaAGCACTTTATATTGCGATAAATAAAGTTACGGTTACAAAGGAGgctctgattttgtttttgctgagaTTTTATGCGTAGAGGTTTAGATTTTGAGGCGGATCCAGGTAGGCATGCAGAGCCACGCAGGTGAAACAAGATTAGCCCCTGGGCTAGCAGGTGAATAAAGCATTTTACATTATGCATCTAAAATGAATCGCTACGTGTCTGGAGTTGGTGGGGAGTTCATCACGGCTCAAATTAGAATGACAGTTTAGATTTTCCAGCAAATGAATCAGAAGTTTGTTTTAGATTGAGTGCTAGTGTTGCTCTGCAAATGTAGGCTGTGCAAACAGGAAGCTATTGGCTAACACCTCTTCAGCTATTTGTCAGCCTTGTGATCGGCTATCCAGGATGAACACCAGTTATCAACTGGGAAATCTGCTGCCCAATAGATTTGTCTCAATTTTGATGCATCAAAAAGGGCTCATAATTTAAAACATATGTAAAATTTGTACATAATTCCACCCAGGGAAATGTCTGTATCcttatgacattttaattagGATACTTTTGGATCCCACGTCAGTGTAATTTCTCCCGTTGGAACTTCACAACACATCCAATGTGGAAGTTCAGCTTTATAGCAGCTAATTAGCCTCTAAGGACGGCGAGCACCGACCTCATCAGGCTGCATGCTCTGTTTGTTTTGAAGGCCTGCAATGCGTGAAattcaatacacacacacatacacacacacacacacacagcgagaaAGTTATATACAGCAACTACAAAAGATTTCCTCCTCTAAATCCAATTGATTTTAATCTCCAAGGTTATAAATGAAAGATGATGTAATATCTTAATTTCAGATAAGCACCTGATGTAATCCAGTGAATAAACTcctgagagatggaggaggagaaagaggagggagagcacCTCATCTGTGATTTGTTGGTGGCACTGTGGGGGGGTTTGTAGGCCACCAGACTATACAGTGTGGCGGCGGCGGAAGCCACCTTGCATTTGTGGTGAAACCTCCTTCTGGCCCGGTTTTGTTCCCTTACACATCAACAGCTACCTCTGAGCCCACACACCAAGACGAGGAGAGGGAATGATGAAACGAAAACCCTGCCATGTGGATTGtttcttagtttttttttttttgcttgctcttgtttgcttccttcctccacttcctcccttCCTTGGCCTCCCACCCTCCCATCCATTCTTCCCCTCCTGCCCTGAGGTAATCTTTGACTGCATTGTGTTTAAGCTCCACTGCCTGATGACCACACAATCCTGGGATTTCATGATGCAAtccacaagcaaaaaaaaaaaaataaagaaaaaatcaGCAAAGAACAAAAGAGAGCTCTTTCAAAGTGCTCCAGCTATCTTGGGAGGGGAGTTACACGAGGGATATATGTCACCATTCCGGAGGATTGATAATGATTCAGTTGCAGAAGGAACGGAAAAGGGCACTCAGATATGAAGGCTCAAACTGAGGAGGTTCAGTTTCTGCTTCCATGAAAAGAGCCATTTGTCTGTTGGAGGAATCCAGTGGGAGTTTGTCAGTTATATATTACCGATGACCTCTGACTgaggttgctttttttttcttttcatctgctTGAAAGGTCTCACAGTTTGTGTGCATCAGTATAAAAAATTTGAGGATGTGAATGATGGCGGAGtatagttttacattttaaaggtcACTTAGGAAGATTTATATCTTGCTATCTAAGGTATTGAAAATAACATCCTGTGTTTCGTTCATATTTCACTTTTAATGATTATCGTGAGTTAATTAATGGTGAAGACGAGGCACTGCTGTGAAATAGGACGCATTCGCCACCTGTCCGGCGGAATGCCCCACCTACAGTGAGGTAATGGTACGATCCATCATGTTGCCTCATGCGTGGCGTTCAGGAAAAATATCCTTAATCCTCAAGTTTGTGCCTTCTTAGCTGTAGCAATTTATTGGATAGTTAATTTAATAGGATctttctctaaaaaaaaaaaagtgttgaagAATCTTCACAAAAATCTTTCAGTAATGACAGAAACCTTCTGGAAAAGGTTACATCATATTATCTTTTGATTTATCCTAATCCTGATAACATCTCTCTCCAGGTCAGGGTGATCCATTCTCCCATTTCATTCTTCATGGAACATTTCCACCACACATTTATCTTTTCCTATGTCCATCCATTGTTTAAGACTGGAATGGTAAGAAATGTTAAGCTTTTCATGTGACCTAAAATTATGAGGACAACTGAGCGAGTTCTGTTTGTCATGGAGGTGTTCATTTCGGATTTCAGGGAGGGTGAAGGAGACGTTTAAAATTCacgttttaaatgtgtgttgactatttttctttactttttatagagcactcgtttttttttttttaatggctctGTAAACCCTGTCATTGTCAGAGGAATGTGCGTACGGATGGCGGCCCGTACAAAGCTCTTCATTTAGACACGCTGAAAATGTGAGCAGGAGGAAgttcagaaaaaataaagaatatatatatatatatatatgtgtgtgtgtgtgtgtgctgtagtTTGTGGATGTGGGTGCAAATGATGATGGTGACGATGATATCCTGTTGCATCTTGCGGTTGgtttttgtttacttgttggAATAAAACAGTGAAACTTGAAGGTGCgatttcagcacacacacacacacacacacatacacacacatacacacacacacaaacagaactaAAGTCTTGAAACATTGCcaaaacacacaatcacatcTAATTAAAGATACACAAGTACACGATCTGTGTACTTTGAGCCATCAAACAGCTAACACAAGgtaaagtgaataaaaaaaaggaaaaagaaacctTTAAATCAAAATACTGCCAACTGAAAAGAGAAAGAATCGGCATGCGTGGTcacaacatttcaaatgttctaCCTGAAAACACAAGTCAGAAAGTGAAACTGGGAAACTGTGGCAGAGACACTGGAAATAACGAGAAGTGTAACCAGTTTGTCAAGTGGTTTGTTGCATCATCGCCCGATTTAGATCAGAAAGTTTCTAAAGTTTGCTGTTTAGTCTTTTATTTCATATTCAAAGAGTAAAATAATTCGTATTAATCACCTTGTATTAATGTTTTCTCCAACGTCGCTTTGACTGTGAGTCATTTTTAAAAATTTCAACCTGCAGAAAACATTGATGACATAATCTTTTGCTTTAATATCTGTGAAACTCAATGATGCGAATGTGATTTCTAATTGTGGGTTTCCATGGTCACATTATGATGGATGAACTTGGACTACTGCGATCTGTGAATACTATCCCATTTAGTGCTGCTTTAGATAAtaaaatacttcttccatcatATCGTTTATCTTTTGTTTTACTCTTTTGAAAATCAGGTCTTACTTTCAATGACACTTGACACGGCTTAAATTAAAGGTTTTCAGATAGAactatgtatttaaatatatatttatgttcttTATGTAAAAAATGAATACGTTTCGGTAATTTCTTTTCTAAACCTCAGCTGAtactgaaaagaaaacacactgtTATGTGTTTACATGAAAACACGTATTAGTGTTTTAACTCTCGCTTCCCTGTTGACTCCTCTCAGCACATAAAGAGATGAAACATGATAATATTGTAAAACAGAGTTTTGATTATATTTACAGCTTTACAGTGTGCTTGCATGATAAATGCCTGTGGTTGAAAGAATCCCCAGCTGATGAGCCGGTGGGCTCTTCAGACAATATCACATTTTTTGTGGCATTTCAAAGCATTCGTCTGACGTGTCCTCAAAAACCTCGGTGAGCCACTGATTTATGTGAAAACCTCAGCAGTCACAGACAGATCTTACATTCTACGGGTGGCAGTAACGacttctttgtgtttgtgtctgtgtgttgcaaTGCTGTGTAATCTTTCAAAACTCAAAAGCCACTTTCCCATCCTGAAACCACATTTCTCGATGTGTTCCGCTTAAAATCCACAGAAAAATTCTGTGACTTTTCTCCCCCCACCCGCCCCCCCTCCAACCGCCCGTGGCTCTTCTCTCTCCAGgttgcgctgctgctgctctgtctccACTTACACGGTGACATCACTGGAGTTTCCCTTCTGCAGATGCAGCTGCAACAGCATAAATACTACAACCTCTCTGGCAGAAGTTCACAACACAATCACAAAGAGAGACGCGTCGGCGGAGAGAACTGGAAGCACCTGAAAGCAGCCGGTCCTCATTTGGCAGATATTTCGGCAGCCGGCGGTAAAGCAGAAGAGTCATGGTTGGTGGCATGGTGACCTACGCAGCTGCACCGGGCGATGTGGAGACGGGTCCTGAGGAGAGGACGGTGGTGTTGCTGGAGAAGAAGTCGTCAGCCGGGCGGATGTGGAAGGTGTCTGTGGCCGTTCTCCTTGTGGCCCTTTGTTTTGTCGGCATCCTGCTGTTTGCCTGGTACTGGAATACGAGGCCAGAAATGCTGGTAAGGAGCAGTCATTAGTCATAGATCTCTAACACCCTCACTATTGCCTGACCAAATTAGCAACATACTGCATTTATGACTTTTTTAAAGGGTGTATTTGCCTCCTTTCAGACACAATCCGGCCAAGCAGAAGCTGTAATCGAGAAGCACACTGCTGGGAAAACAGGTGATTAGATTCATGAGCTCTCATTTGCAAGAGCTGCCGAGGGCTTGTGTGAGATTTATTTGAGCTTAATAGAGACGAGCTCACatttgtcttcctctcctcagatCCCCAGTACACGCTGAGGCGTATCAGCAGCAAAGCCAAGGCGGCCATTCATTTAGAAGGTGAGTCAAGGCTTGATTTTGATGCAAAGCAAACAACACTCTCGTGATCAATGCTTTCAGATCAGCCTCTTCCCTCTGGGCGAGGAGGAAGTTGTTGCCTCAGTGATTGATTACACACTTTAGTTGATTATTTACACTTGTGTTTCACACCATGCGGAGAGATGATTCCGGGTGATTCAAGGCTGCTTCTTCTCGCTCTGCCTGCAGGTAGCTacgacgaagacgaggacaaggacgaggaagaggaagaggttgaAGACGTGAAAGACCAGCTGGAGTGGCGGAACGGTCAAGGCCAGGCGTTCGCTCAGGGCGGCTTCCGGCTGGAGGACAACCAGATCGTCATCCCTCAAACGGGGCTCTTCTTCGTCTACAGCCAGGCGTCGTTCAGAGTGTCCTGCAACGACGGCGACGAGAAAGGGACCGGAAGTCACCTCATGCCTCTCAGCCACAGGATTTGGCGCCTCTCAGATTCCATTGGAAGCAAAGCCTCGCTGATGAGCGCGGTGAGGTCGGCATGCCAAAACACCGCTCAGGAGGAGAGCTATATAGTGGGACAGGGTTGGTACAACGCCATCTATCTGGGCGCGGTGTTCCAGCTGAACAGAGGGGACAGGCTGTGGACGGAGACCAATCAGCTGTCGGCGCTGGAGACCGAGGAAGGCAAGACTTTCTTTGGGGTGTTTGCCCTTTGAAATGACTCGGCGCGGTATAAAGCGTTGCAAGGTGCCATGAcgttttttacttttattttattattcatcttCTCGGTGATGTGAACACGTTTAAATCTCAATGGAGATaaagcttgttgttgttgaacaggctgtgatgatttttttaaatcctataAACTGTAACAGTTTGCTAAACCGTTTCTATTTTAGGCACTATTTGTTTTCTCCATACATTATTTATGTTGACCTGAGATTGTAGCAGGCTTGACTTTCTCTGCTGTACCGGATGACGACACAGCTCTTCACTGGAGAGTCTGGGTGCAAAGACTATATCACAacctttgtgtatttatttgtatttatttatatttaaattgtcgagggggggggggttcggtgtTTAAGTTTATATCGATATTCTTGATGTGAAcatgattaaaatgtaaatccGACGTGTCACTGCAGAGATTGAACTCATTTCCTTGTTGATGATAAATTAAAACGTACAGATGAGTTGGTAAACAGCTTCAACCAGCTAGTGcagtaaatcacacacacacacacacacacacatactgtaacTGTACTTACATTGGTCTAGCTTTTGGCAAACGTTGCTGTGAAATTCTTTCACAGGCAGCAAACACTTCCTTTGTCAGAGTCGACGAAACAAGGGGAATTTCCTACtttttttgtcttgctgtgTCAGGTGGAGGCCCACAGAAGCCTCAGCCCAGAGCGGGTTTTCCCCAAAGAcgccccccacatacacacgcacacacacacacgcacacacacgcacacacacgcacacacgcacacacacattccctctcccacacacacccttcagccttcttcctcctccacaccACCAACCCTTTCCCGCATTGCCACATTCCTCATCTTCAGTCAGCTGGAAACAGACATGACAtctgaggatgtgtgtgtgtgtgtgaccacgGTGTGTACGTGCTGcgttcagtgtgtgtgcgtggatttGTGTACTGAGGAATTGCAGCACAGCTGTTTTTGTCACACTGTCATCCAAATGTCAGATGCACTCAGGAGCATTTTGTCTACTTCAGTCTCGTTTTTTTTCTACAAGCATGCACTAAACGTCTCGGCTATGAGGTTCCCACCGGATTTCACAGTCGGTCATCGTGTGGGAAAAAACACTTCCTTTGTTTAATGaggctcttcttctgtggttcttTGCTCTTTGACTCCTGcggggagaaagaaaagatttCAGTGACAAGTACGCTCAGCCACAATTAATTGTGAAGCAGACAGGCATTAAATAAGTGGTGACATCTAGTGGATGATACGAACCGACAAGGAGGTGAAATAAGGTTGATGAGTCCAAAAGATCAAATGGTGAGAAATTAATTTTAGATGCGTGCTTTTATTGAAGTTGAAAATATGTGTCCTGTCAAAAACTCCATTTGTGCCAATGTGGATGGACCAGAACTTCATCACCCAAGTTCAAACACAGATAAGAaagtaaaaagagaacaaattAAGACATTTAATGATTTGCGTCTTTGAAAATTAACAGAATTCacctttttagttttttttaaagatgtaacCCCCTTTGAAGTGCAAGCCTAAAACAAAGTGTCCAACTAGGAACCAATAAAGTGTATCAACCCTGTCATTTCTTATAGTTTATTAGCATTTGAAAGgtcaataaaacacaaacaaatacccCATGGAAAAAAACAATAGCTTTATTTATGATACCTATATATCTGCatacacatattttttttatatattaacaTTTATGATCCTAGATATAGTGAATACAAATATCCGCAAATCTGTGTATATTGTCATATACTGTATCTACGTGATAATAGAACACGTCCTACATGAATTCTGCATCCGTATGTTACACTGATCCAGGTACTGTGCAGTTAATAGACATGGcctatttcattcatttatgtcCTTCTCCAAACCCTGAGCAAAAATCTGGTAGAATTACTGCATCCATAAGGTGTATAACTAGTTTGTTCAGATTGTGCAATTTGCAAGTGCAATTAAAATACGTATTTAGAAATATTTGACAAAGTACTGTTGGGATAAGTCTGTTCACGTGCCCTTGTTTTATAAAATCTGTAAATAGTCAATGAATGAAATAGATCATCCAGATTAACTTTTGAATAAACACCGTATATCACTTCTCATATATCCTTCTTTGATTCATTTACAACTGACACAAAGTCAAAAtgggaaaggaaaacacaataaaagatCGTCTGATATGGGaaaagagtttaaaataaaaatcttccAATTTAAAGACTTACAATACATATAACATATTCACATGTAGAAAAAAGTGTGCTTTTTTGGGGATATCCGTAGAAATAGTCATCACAGAAGCCCCACACCTCAACAAAGACccttcatttgttcatttggcAGCAATAAAATCAGTCAAAAAgatttctcttttcattcttttttttaaccacgatctattgaataaaaaaaggaaaattagtACAGTTTTGCTGTACCCATAGAGTCTGTCATGAAAACTGAGAActttatatatatctttttttaaatgataacCAGTAGGTTTTCATGCTTTGAATTTAAACTTCGATATCTGCACAATGCATCCGATGCAAGATTAGGGGTTTGTTGATGGCTACGACTGCAAGATACCACTGAATAGGTTTGacacaaatattcaaaaataaacattaaattcCTTCAAATGGCAAAAATCATTCCTAAACGTGAGCAaactttgagttttcagaaaagggTCTTATATTTGTACATCAGCGAAGGACTGGACCCAAACACGCCAAACTCCTTGGGTCCGTCTAATT
Protein-coding regions in this window:
- the tnfb gene encoding tumor necrosis factor b (TNF superfamily, member 2), which codes for MVGGMVTYAAAPGDVETGPEERTVVLLEKKSSAGRMWKVSVAVLLVALCFVGILLFAWYWNTRPEMLTQSGQAEAVIEKHTAGKTDPQYTLRRISSKAKAAIHLEGSYDEDEDKDEEEEEVEDVKDQLEWRNGQGQAFAQGGFRLEDNQIVIPQTGLFFVYSQASFRVSCNDGDEKGTGSHLMPLSHRIWRLSDSIGSKASLMSAVRSACQNTAQEESYIVGQGWYNAIYLGAVFQLNRGDRLWTETNQLSALETEEGKTFFGVFAL
- the lta gene encoding lymphotoxin-alpha, whose protein sequence is MECQCRSSQKHLLLQVWCALLTVAMVTMAAYLSSIKPKPAEDSNSCDSCVLVLRDDSIHCTAKGLYFLYAQVTFNKYPKTRRDMSVIIIQNAQFGKSERTLVEGSYPKTMGGSVWVANVVNLSQGDSISINITGDFLSDNTYWGAFQLQ